CTTCGTCAATCTTTACAGGCGATGCATGTTGCACCTCAACCGCTAAACATCAATGTGCAATTTCAAACGGGTTCTTACACCTTAGCGGCCCACTATCAGGAGCAGTTAGACACTATCGCCGACATGATGGTTGGCAGCGAAGACCAAACCTGGTTAATCGAAGGGCATGCCGATCGCCGTGGTGATGCTGAAGAAAACTTGGCTCTCTCTCAGATGCGAGCAGAAACAGTGCGCGAATACTTGATTCAACGTGGCGTTGAGCCTTCTCAATTATTGATGGACGCGTATGGCGATACGCTGCCCGTGATGGAGGAGGAAACCTTAGAAAACAATGTGTATGACCGTCGCGTCTCTATTAGCTACATGGGTATGAGCATGGTGAAGGAATAGGACATTGTTCAAGGCCGATGTGGCACTAATACCCATTGTGGTGATGGGGTTTGTATTGATGCAGTTGGCACTCAATACAGCCCCCATCCAGTAAGGAGAGAAAATCATGGTAAGAGAAATGGATTATTACTTAATGAGCAGCGTACTGTTATGTCTTTTTGTATGGTTATGGTGATGAAATGATGACAATGAACCGTTTACTTCGCTTTCACCAATGTAGCCTAGTGCTCTTGATCATGTTACTTAACGCATTGTGAGACAAGCAATGTTAAGTTCAGAGAGTGGAGAGATGAGTCTTGGTTGCTTCTCTCCACGGACAACAGCACTACCATCACTTAGCCAAAATGGCAGTACCCGCGGAAAGCGTTCCAGTGATTTGGTTTTCTCAAGGTCAGTGAACTGGGCGTGGTCGGGTAAATCCATGCCGTGGCGAGCGCAAATTTGCTGAGCGGATTTAAAATCGACACGAGACCATTTTTGATATTGCTCCATATAGTAACTGTTGTTGTCACCAAGGTAGACCATGGACAGGGTATAGCGAGAGTTCGCGCCTACAGAAGTGAGAAACTCTTGTTTCAAGCGCTGTGACTGTTCGGCGAGTTGCACTTGGTTTGCATCAACGCGTTCCACAGTAGCCACCATAGTGGAGGAAGGAGCATTGAGGGGCACAACACGAATAAAGGCATCGCTAAACTGAGATTCGGATTTGATTTTTTGCTTGATCTCTAACGCTTGTTGTGAGGTTTCAAAAGGCCCTAAAAGGCAACGGTATTGGTCTTCTTGGTAGTGTGAAACACGCATAGGATAGGGCTGTATCGACTCGATGTGATCGCGTGTTTTGACGAAATTTTCTTCGCGAACAACGCCACATTGTAGCCAAAGCTGACGATTTTCCATTTCTAAGCGAGTTGCCTCGGACTTGAATACACCATCCCCAATATCGCAGCGAGATGAAAGCAATGAAACACCACTTGGGTGGTCGGTGATTTGACAGCTGATTGTGGGGAAAGCAGTGGTTATTCCCAAGAATATCAAAGTGAAAAAACGCAAACGGCGAGTCCTTTCGTTATGAGTTTACAATTTGTCGCAAACGCTCCTGTACGACATCCACCAGCAGATCCGGCTGGAATTTTGAAATAAAGCGGTTACACCCTACTTTTTCTACCATTGCTTCGTTAAAGTTACCACTCAATGAGGTGTTAAGTGCAATGAAGAGATCTTTCATTCTAGGGTCATTTCTCACTTCATGCGTGAGTTTGTACCCATCCATCTCTGGCATCTCGGCATCGGTGAACATCATGAGTATTTCGTCATAAATGTTCTTCCCTTCATCCGCCCAGTGTTTCAATAGCTTTAATGCTTGCAATCCGTCATTGGCTTCAATGATTTCGACACCAAACGGCGAGAGTGTGTCTTTAATCTGGTTTCTCGCTGTAATGGAATCGTCAACGATTAACACTTTATGGCCATTTAAGTGGTGAATCACTTGATCATCAATGACTTCTTCAGAGACCGACACATCATAATCGACAATTTCAGCTAACACCTTCTCGACATCAATGATTTCAACGATTTCGTTTTTTCCTTCACGGATCAGATTGGTAATGGCGGTGAGGTAGTTATTCTTACCCGACGTCACCGGTGGAGGTTGAATCTCTTCCCATGACGTATTGACAATATTGAGTACTTGCCCCACCAGAAAAGCCTGCACAGTGCGGTTGTATTCGGTAATGATCAGGTTGCACTCTTCATCACGATTGAGTGGGCGCATGCCTATCGCCCCTCTCAGGTCAATAACCGGAATACTCGTGCCGCGTACCGTTGCAACACCGCAAATGTGAGGGTGCGATCCTGGCAACATGTTGAGCTTGGGTAAATTAAGAACCTCACGCACCTTAAACACGTTAATGGCAAACAGATGTCTTGTATTGAGTTTGAAGACGAGTAGCTCAAGACGGTTCTCACCGACTAATTGGGTGCGTTGATCGACGGAAGCGAGCAGGTTAGACATGACTTTCCTTTATAGCATTTATGGGAATAATTATTACTTAGGCAGTATGCCTATATTCCAATGTTTACAATGTAGCTTATAGAAACCAGTGTTGCTATATCCATGTTTTACTTACCTGCTATCCGTCGACACAGTGTCAAAGGCAAAATGAACCCAATGTATTATCCGGTAGGGTGTTAAATGAAAGGTGTGCTTGGTCGATGGGAGGTGTATTGGAGCCGTAAGTATAAACGTCTTTATCCTCGTGAAATCAAGGTATAAAGTTCGAATTTTACCTTATCTCGTTGCAGCAAAAAATGGATGAACTCGTTAACGATGAATGTTAGGTTGTTGGTATCTAAATAATTATAAACAGGAAGAAAAAGATGCTGTCACAACTCACCCCAGCGCCGCTGGATCCTATCTTGTCCTTAACGATGGCGTTTCGCGAAGATCAGCGTGAAAACAAGATGGATTTGGGTATCGGCGTGTACAAAGATGCCAGCGGTCATACACCGATTATGGCAGCCGTGGCGCAAGCTCAAGAAAAGCTCATTCAGATCCAAGATACAAAATCCTATGTCGGTCTAGCAGGTAATGAAGTTTTTAATCAGGCCATGATGAAATTGGTGCTAGGTGAGAAAAGTGCCGCTTATGCTCGCGCAGCCGCGGTGCAAACGCCGGGCGCGTCGGGGGCGTTACGCATGCTTGCTGACCTGATAAAGCAAGCAAGACCTAATGCCGTTGTATGGTTGAGTAACCCGAGTTATGTGAACCATCAACCCGTGATGGAAGCGGCAGGACTTAAAGTCGCCTTTTATGACTACTTTGACAGCGACAAAATGCAAGTGAATGAAGCCGCGATGTTAGCCTCGCTGGAAGCCGCAACGGCCGATGATATCGTACTACTGCACGGTTGTTGTCATAACCCTACGGGCGCGGATTTAAGTCTAGAAGGGTGGGAAGCGGTTGCTCAACTCGCCTTAAAGAAAGGCTTTACACCGTTTGTCGATATCGCCTATCAAGGCTTTGGCGATGGTATTGAAGCAGATACGCAAGGCATTCGCCTGTTAGCGGAACGTGTACCTGAACTATTAATCGCTACGTCTTGTTCGAAGAGTTTCGGGCTTTATCGTGAACGAACTGGGGCGGCTATCATTGTGGGTGAGTCATTAGAGGCATCCAATGTCGCGAAAGGACGTATCCTTCAATTGGCACGCTCGACGTACACTATGCCACCTGATCACGGTGCGGCAGTGGTAGCAACCATTTTAACCGATCCTCAACTCACTCAGATTTGGGAAGATGAACTGAATGCGATGCAAGCGCGTTTGCAGCGACTACGTCAAGGGCTGGTCGCGGCTTTTCAGGCGAGAGGTTGCCAACGCTTTGACTTTATCGTTGAGCATAAAGGCATGTTTTCACATTCGGGCTTAGCCGTAAGTGAAATCGATCGTCTACGCGAAGAGTTTGGCATATATATCGTTGGTGACGGCCGCATTAACATTGCGGGTATGCAAGAAGATAAGCTGACTATATTGGCAGAGGCAATTCTGTCTGTTATTTGAAGTTAATGCATAATCTATTAAAAAGCGCCAAAACTGGCGCTTTTTGCATTATTGCGGCGCGTTTAGACAAGTCCGCGAGTCTGATTGCTGAAGATGAAGATACATTGCTTGTTTGGCGAGGTCATGCTCTCCAAAGAGATCAGTGATGATGTAAGCAGTCTCATTGCCATATACCATCGCCGTCACGGTAGGCACTTGGTCAACATAACCCAAAAAGAGTTTTGCTAACCCTTCAGGGTCTTGGTCAAGCTGGGTGAGGTACTCAATGATCAACCCTCGTTGTGCTTCTGGCCAAGCCATTGCAACAACTCGCGCGTATCGGATGGTCAGAGGGTGACAGTCAACTTCATAGACGGTTAGCTCAATGTTGGAGGTTTTGTTGGATGCATAATGCACAAGGGGGGCATCACTGTCGAGATACAGCGCTAACCCTTCCTGAGACTCCGGCGTTGGGTACTGGGTATCGTCAACATGTGAGGCCATCCATGCGCGTCGCGCTTCATTGAGTTGATTGCTACTACTCATTTCGCCTTGTTACCTTTCCTTAGTGGGCATAATCGCACACATGTTGCGCAACCAATTGCGCTAGATGATTCAAACAGCCTTACACCATACGCGATATAGGGGACGAAAGCCAAAGTCCCTTCTTTAAGTGAGTAAAAACTAACCAATCCATTTTTCGAGTCAATAATGCGTGCTTTTTAGTCATGATGGAGAAAAAATGCGGCGCATTTCAAATCTTATCGAAATTGCGTTTGGCAGGGTGCGATGGGTATGACAACCATGA
This DNA window, taken from Thaumasiovibrio subtropicus, encodes the following:
- a CDS encoding SPOR domain-containing protein, coding for MLSSRCDIGDGVFKSEATRLEMENRQLWLQCGVVREENFVKTRDHIESIQPYPMRVSHYQEDQYRCLLGPFETSQQALEIKQKIKSESQFSDAFIRVVPLNAPSSTMVATVERVDANQVQLAEQSQRLKQEFLTSVGANSRYTLSMVYLGDNNSYYMEQYQKWSRVDFKSAQQICARHGMDLPDHAQFTDLEKTKSLERFPRVLPFWLSDGSAVVRGEKQPRLISPLSELNIACLTMR
- a CDS encoding aromatic amino acid transaminase, whose translation is MLSQLTPAPLDPILSLTMAFREDQRENKMDLGIGVYKDASGHTPIMAAVAQAQEKLIQIQDTKSYVGLAGNEVFNQAMMKLVLGEKSAAYARAAAVQTPGASGALRMLADLIKQARPNAVVWLSNPSYVNHQPVMEAAGLKVAFYDYFDSDKMQVNEAAMLASLEAATADDIVLLHGCCHNPTGADLSLEGWEAVAQLALKKGFTPFVDIAYQGFGDGIEADTQGIRLLAERVPELLIATSCSKSFGLYRERTGAAIIVGESLEASNVAKGRILQLARSTYTMPPDHGAAVVATILTDPQLTQIWEDELNAMQARLQRLRQGLVAAFQARGCQRFDFIVEHKGMFSHSGLAVSEIDRLREEFGIYIVGDGRINIAGMQEDKLTILAEAILSVI
- the pdsO gene encoding sortase-associated OmpA-like protein PdsO; the encoded protein is MKKAAIVTLISSALLVSNVHASEDQTSQHQMYGIGGGATIGALVGGPAGAVIGAIVGGLVGTSSGLEAESRDQAEQIVQLTTEKAALEGVQRDYQLAQRDNAHLRQSLQAMHVAPQPLNINVQFQTGSYTLAAHYQEQLDTIADMMVGSEDQTWLIEGHADRRGDAEENLALSQMRAETVREYLIQRGVEPSQLLMDAYGDTLPVMEEETLENNVYDRRVSISYMGMSMVKE
- a CDS encoding chemotaxis protein CheV produces the protein MSNLLASVDQRTQLVGENRLELLVFKLNTRHLFAINVFKVREVLNLPKLNMLPGSHPHICGVATVRGTSIPVIDLRGAIGMRPLNRDEECNLIITEYNRTVQAFLVGQVLNIVNTSWEEIQPPPVTSGKNNYLTAITNLIREGKNEIVEIIDVEKVLAEIVDYDVSVSEEVIDDQVIHHLNGHKVLIVDDSITARNQIKDTLSPFGVEIIEANDGLQALKLLKHWADEGKNIYDEILMMFTDAEMPEMDGYKLTHEVRNDPRMKDLFIALNTSLSGNFNEAMVEKVGCNRFISKFQPDLLVDVVQERLRQIVNS